One region of Skermanella mucosa genomic DNA includes:
- a CDS encoding carbohydrate kinase family protein, whose product MARIQIIARINLDVVVRLDGAVSSGAQLKGQFDQGRLGGGGSNTGVALAYAGHDVALFADVGGDALGSTMLAELSGLGIDVSSVRRLAEPTPPVLVLLDPNGERTIIRGRPSVVLPPLLPDPSELSDVLYVKAYAPEVADLLRDRMGSSLVVSHAPPAGTAAWPAHVMVDSAAHMTAEALSDPYGAARSLAGEGLRWMVVTDGSRGATAFGPSGPVHVPAEPAAVVDSTGAGDVFTAGLIHGLVGGASIRDALSIGTRWAALTVTSPTSVPPPSLRDLTGCP is encoded by the coding sequence ATGGCCCGCATCCAGATCATCGCCCGAATCAACCTCGACGTCGTGGTCCGACTTGACGGCGCCGTTTCCAGCGGGGCACAGCTGAAGGGACAGTTCGATCAGGGCCGCCTCGGCGGCGGCGGATCGAACACCGGCGTGGCGCTCGCCTATGCCGGGCACGACGTGGCGCTGTTCGCCGATGTCGGCGGGGATGCCCTTGGATCGACCATGCTTGCCGAACTCTCCGGCCTGGGCATCGACGTCTCGAGCGTGCGGCGCCTCGCCGAACCGACGCCGCCGGTTCTTGTCCTGCTCGACCCGAACGGCGAGCGGACGATCATCCGGGGACGCCCCTCGGTGGTCCTGCCGCCGCTCTTGCCCGATCCGTCGGAGCTGTCGGATGTTCTCTACGTCAAGGCATACGCGCCGGAGGTGGCCGACCTGCTGCGCGACAGAATGGGGTCATCCCTGGTGGTCAGCCACGCGCCGCCCGCCGGAACGGCAGCTTGGCCGGCGCACGTGATGGTCGATTCTGCTGCCCACATGACCGCGGAAGCGTTGTCCGACCCCTATGGGGCGGCCAGGAGCCTCGCGGGGGAGGGACTGCGCTGGATGGTGGTAACCGACGGCTCCAGGGGGGCCACGGCCTTCGGTCCTTCCGGTCCGGTCCATGTTCCGGCCGAGCCCGCGGCCGTCGTGGACAGCACGGGCGCCGGCGACGTCTTCACCGCCGGGTTGATCCACGGGCTGGTCGGCGGTGCGTCGATCCGCGATGCCCTATCGATCGGAACCCGCTGGGCGGCGCTGACGGTCACGTCGCCGACATCCGTGCCGCCGCCTTCCCTCCGGGACCTGACCGGCTGCCCTTAA
- a CDS encoding glutathione S-transferase N-terminal domain-containing protein — MIDLHYWTTPNGHKVTMFLEETGLPYRIVPVNISAGDQFKPEFLKIAPNNRIPAIVDNDPAGGGEPISVFESGAILIYLAEKTGEFLPREPRARAEVLQWLMWQMGGLGPMAGQNHHFVQYAPERIPYAMDRYVKETNRLYGVLDRRLADRQFVAGDYSIADMAAYPWIVPYERQQQDLNDFPNLKRWFETIRERPAVVRAYDRAAEINSQPTMTEEAKKIMFGQTASTTTSSTK, encoded by the coding sequence ATGATCGATCTGCATTACTGGACGACCCCCAACGGCCACAAAGTCACGATGTTCCTGGAGGAGACCGGTCTCCCCTACCGGATCGTCCCGGTCAACATCAGCGCCGGCGACCAGTTCAAGCCGGAATTCCTGAAGATCGCCCCGAACAACCGCATTCCGGCGATCGTGGACAACGATCCGGCCGGCGGCGGTGAACCGATCTCCGTCTTCGAGTCCGGGGCGATCCTGATCTATCTGGCCGAGAAGACCGGAGAATTCCTGCCCCGGGAGCCACGGGCCCGGGCCGAGGTGCTGCAATGGCTGATGTGGCAGATGGGCGGGCTGGGACCCATGGCGGGCCAGAACCACCATTTCGTGCAGTACGCGCCGGAACGCATCCCGTACGCCATGGATCGCTACGTCAAGGAGACGAACCGTCTGTATGGCGTGCTGGACCGGCGTCTGGCCGACCGGCAGTTCGTCGCGGGCGACTACTCCATCGCCGACATGGCGGCTTATCCGTGGATCGTTCCCTACGAGCGCCAGCAGCAGGATTTGAACGACTTCCCGAACCTGAAGCGCTGGTTCGAAACCATCCGGGAGCGGCCGGCAGTCGTCCGTGCCTATGACCGCGCCGCCGAGATCAACAGCCAGCCGACCATGACCGAGGAAGCCAAGAAGATCATGTTCGGCCAGACGGCATCGACGACGACAAGCTCCACGAAGTAA
- a CDS encoding CBS domain-containing protein: MTTVSDLLNSKGRTIVSILPTETLETASKLLTEKRIGAVVVRDRRGKLAGILSERDIVRAIADRGTAALGLRVEDLMTKEVKTCLPTETIKDLMRMMTLRRHRHVPVCDTAGELIGVVSIGDAVKARLDEQASEVAVLRDLNLIKA, from the coding sequence ATGACCACCGTTTCCGATCTTCTGAATTCCAAAGGCCGCACCATCGTCTCGATCCTGCCGACGGAGACGTTGGAGACTGCGTCGAAGCTGCTGACGGAGAAGCGCATCGGCGCCGTCGTCGTGCGCGACCGCCGCGGCAAGCTCGCCGGCATCCTGTCCGAGCGCGACATCGTCCGTGCCATCGCCGACCGCGGGACCGCGGCATTGGGTCTCCGCGTCGAGGACCTGATGACCAAGGAGGTCAAGACCTGCCTGCCGACGGAGACGATCAAGGACCTGATGAGGATGATGACGCTCCGCCGCCACCGCCATGTGCCCGTCTGCGACACGGCCGGCGAACTGATCGGCGTCGTTTCGATCGGCGACGCGGTCAAGGCGCGGCTCGACGAGCAGGCCAGCGAGGTCGCGGTTCTGCGGGATCTGAACCTGATCAAGGCCTGA
- a CDS encoding methyl-accepting chemotaxis protein translates to MFRSLGIAQRLAIAALLFLAPVGFVLTALVGNQNTTIRFSEKELAGTFQLRQVAAVHRDLALAELRRGKPAEGGIAALESAERSFGEGMESAELTRAAMTALRSAAETGDGLDEARAALRALTARVGDKSNLILDPDLDSFYVMDLMLVKLPEALDRLVAMVTLARRTFADGALDPDERVAFYVELGGLKTVTDGLESSLASAYSGSADGSVKASLDGPARALIGELAALLGSIERGTPDPAAVEALIAKWNDFYQAASSELERLLEARIGGFQSSQFWTLLITALLFGGAALAVLLVVRRGVLVPLLGLTQAMQRLAQGDLDCAVPGVGRRDEVGAMASATEVFRDAARRNRELEAEQARQQANRTRRQDALEALTHDFQSAISGQLRAVAAAATQLQATAGSLNAEAERASEQAVQAAESADAAARNAELVSAAADELAGASSEIGVQVERTTLTTRAAVEQAGRAESTTRQLTSVAAGVTQIVQFIQDIASQTNLLALNATIEAARAGEAGKGFAVVAGEVKNLATQTSKATEEVTARVSAVVESANGVAGLIGEISRTIGAIDESSGMIAAAVTEQDASTSEISRNVKEAADKSMHASGSIGMVKDTTDFTRAAATELLSAASELSLQAETLRGEVDQFLSAMASAGERRTYERRPHDAPISVVIGNQSIAGRMVDISSGGSAVRVDGSWPIGTALTLVFTGHRIAGRIVEEHDGLVRIQFRFDTETRAQVERLFEKELAA, encoded by the coding sequence ATGTTCCGTTCCCTTGGCATCGCCCAGCGTTTGGCGATCGCGGCGCTGTTGTTCCTGGCTCCGGTGGGCTTCGTGCTGACGGCGCTTGTCGGCAATCAGAACACGACGATCCGGTTCAGCGAAAAGGAATTGGCCGGAACGTTCCAGCTCAGGCAGGTCGCCGCGGTTCACAGGGATTTGGCTCTTGCGGAACTCCGGCGCGGCAAGCCGGCCGAAGGCGGCATCGCGGCATTGGAGTCGGCGGAGCGGAGCTTCGGCGAGGGAATGGAAAGCGCCGAACTGACACGCGCGGCGATGACGGCCTTACGGTCCGCGGCAGAGACGGGGGACGGCCTCGACGAGGCGCGAGCGGCATTGAGGGCGCTGACCGCCCGGGTCGGCGACAAGAGCAACCTGATCCTCGATCCGGATCTCGACTCCTTCTATGTCATGGACCTCATGCTGGTGAAGCTGCCCGAGGCGCTCGACCGGTTGGTCGCCATGGTGACGCTGGCCCGCCGGACCTTCGCCGACGGCGCGCTGGACCCGGACGAGCGGGTCGCCTTCTACGTCGAACTGGGCGGGTTGAAGACGGTGACCGATGGCCTCGAGTCATCGCTCGCCTCGGCCTACAGCGGCAGCGCGGACGGATCGGTCAAGGCTTCGCTCGACGGACCTGCGCGCGCCCTGATCGGCGAATTGGCCGCACTGCTGGGCTCGATCGAGCGCGGCACGCCGGATCCGGCGGCGGTGGAAGCCCTGATCGCCAAATGGAACGACTTCTACCAAGCCGCTTCGTCCGAACTGGAACGGCTGCTGGAGGCCCGTATCGGCGGTTTCCAATCGTCCCAGTTCTGGACCCTGCTGATCACGGCCCTGCTGTTCGGTGGGGCGGCGCTTGCCGTTCTCCTGGTGGTCCGGCGCGGCGTCCTCGTGCCGCTGCTCGGCTTGACGCAGGCGATGCAGCGGCTCGCCCAGGGCGACCTGGACTGCGCCGTTCCCGGCGTGGGTCGGCGCGACGAGGTCGGCGCAATGGCATCCGCCACCGAGGTGTTTCGCGACGCGGCACGCCGTAACCGGGAACTCGAGGCGGAACAGGCCCGGCAGCAGGCTAACCGGACGCGGCGCCAGGATGCGCTGGAGGCCCTGACCCATGACTTCCAATCAGCCATATCCGGCCAGCTGAGGGCGGTGGCCGCCGCCGCGACCCAGTTGCAGGCAACGGCAGGATCCCTGAACGCGGAGGCGGAGCGGGCATCGGAGCAAGCGGTGCAGGCGGCGGAGAGCGCGGATGCCGCGGCGCGCAACGCCGAACTCGTCTCGGCCGCGGCGGATGAACTGGCGGGAGCCAGCAGCGAGATCGGCGTGCAGGTCGAACGCACGACTCTGACGACGAGGGCTGCGGTCGAGCAGGCCGGACGCGCCGAATCCACCACCCGCCAACTGACGAGCGTCGCCGCAGGCGTTACGCAGATCGTCCAATTCATCCAGGACATCGCGTCGCAGACCAATCTCCTGGCCCTCAACGCGACGATCGAGGCGGCCCGCGCCGGCGAGGCGGGGAAAGGGTTCGCCGTCGTCGCGGGCGAGGTCAAGAACCTGGCGACCCAGACTTCCAAGGCGACCGAGGAAGTGACGGCCAGGGTCAGCGCGGTCGTCGAATCGGCCAACGGCGTCGCCGGCCTGATCGGAGAGATCTCCCGGACGATCGGCGCCATCGACGAGAGCTCCGGCATGATCGCCGCCGCGGTGACGGAGCAGGACGCCTCTACGTCGGAGATCAGCCGCAACGTCAAGGAAGCTGCGGACAAGAGCATGCATGCGTCCGGCAGCATCGGCATGGTCAAGGATACGACCGATTTCACCAGGGCCGCGGCGACCGAACTCCTGTCGGCGGCGTCCGAACTGTCGCTCCAGGCGGAGACGCTGCGCGGCGAGGTCGACCAGTTCCTGTCGGCCATGGCCAGCGCCGGGGAACGCCGCACCTACGAGCGGCGGCCGCACGACGCCCCGATCTCGGTCGTCATCGGGAACCAGTCGATCGCCGGGCGGATGGTCGACATCTCCAGCGGCGGTTCCGCGGTTCGGGTCGACGGCAGCTGGCCGATCGGCACGGCCTTGACGCTGGTCTTCACCGGGCATCGGATCGCCGGCCGTATCGTCGAGGAGCATGACGGACTGGTCCGTATCCAGTTCAGGTTCGACACCGAGACCAGGGCGCAGGTGGAACGCCTGTTCGAGAAGGAGCTTGCCGCCTGA
- a CDS encoding Ppx/GppA phosphatase family protein, with protein MLDATGQRADLTGLHQELDPDEILAADHTHHAVIDIGSNSVRLVVYNDLGRAPLPRFNEKSLCGLGSGLDKTGELASGPMACTVQAAHRFCAIAEAMGAARIDIIATEAVRRATNGETLIKAIRKRTGRDLRLLSGSEEAHFATLGVISGFHRPKGLVGDMGGGSLEVAEALEDHVGERSVSLPLGALPVEAMLEESADGAKRRIDEVMKEQLPPLLTKPVFYAVGGGWRALARAHMESVNAPLKVAHGYDVDANDLRSFAKSVWKMTPEKISALPGVPGRRAKTLPSAALVMDRLLKNLRPERVVFSALGLREGWLYSQLPPALQRRDPLIEGAQAFGLPIARVPAFAPALVRWTESLFPDETADERRLRLAACALSDMAWADHADVKAHQSFARIVHFPFIGVTHTERVFIAATLHARYGGKPDDPCLQPALSLLTAAVQRRAQILGRAMQLGHRFSGSVPDILDTARLKITADAVRLEVAEGSEDVPDSDAVQMRMKQLAKVLGVPKTEFAGA; from the coding sequence ATGCTCGACGCTACCGGCCAGCGCGCCGACCTGACCGGCCTTCATCAGGAGCTTGATCCGGATGAAATCCTCGCCGCCGACCACACCCACCATGCCGTCATCGATATCGGCTCCAACTCCGTCCGCCTGGTGGTCTACAACGACCTGGGAAGGGCGCCTCTCCCCCGGTTCAACGAGAAGTCCCTGTGCGGCCTTGGTTCCGGACTGGACAAGACGGGCGAGCTTGCCTCGGGGCCGATGGCCTGCACGGTGCAGGCGGCCCATCGTTTCTGCGCCATCGCGGAGGCCATGGGGGCCGCCCGCATCGACATCATCGCGACCGAGGCGGTGCGCAGGGCCACGAACGGCGAGACCCTGATCAAGGCCATCCGGAAGCGCACGGGTCGTGACCTGCGCCTTCTGTCGGGATCGGAGGAGGCGCATTTCGCCACGCTGGGAGTCATCTCCGGTTTCCACCGGCCGAAGGGCCTGGTCGGCGACATGGGCGGCGGCAGCCTTGAGGTAGCCGAAGCACTGGAAGACCACGTCGGCGAGCGCTCGGTCAGCCTGCCGTTGGGCGCCTTGCCGGTCGAGGCCATGCTGGAAGAATCGGCGGATGGCGCCAAGCGGCGGATCGACGAGGTCATGAAAGAACAGCTTCCGCCGCTGCTGACCAAGCCGGTTTTCTACGCCGTCGGCGGCGGCTGGCGCGCCCTGGCCCGCGCCCACATGGAATCTGTCAACGCACCCCTGAAGGTGGCGCACGGCTACGACGTGGATGCGAACGACCTGAGGAGTTTCGCCAAGTCGGTCTGGAAGATGACGCCGGAAAAGATCTCAGCGCTTCCCGGCGTGCCCGGCCGACGCGCGAAAACGCTTCCGTCGGCAGCACTGGTGATGGACAGGCTGCTGAAGAACCTTCGGCCGGAACGGGTCGTCTTCTCCGCGCTGGGCCTGCGCGAGGGGTGGCTCTACTCGCAGCTGCCCCCTGCCCTTCAGCGACGCGATCCGCTGATCGAAGGCGCCCAGGCGTTCGGCCTTCCGATCGCGCGGGTCCCGGCCTTCGCGCCGGCGCTGGTACGCTGGACGGAGTCCCTGTTCCCCGACGAAACGGCGGATGAACGCCGCCTCCGACTCGCGGCCTGCGCGCTTTCCGACATGGCCTGGGCGGACCACGCGGACGTCAAGGCTCATCAGTCCTTCGCACGGATCGTCCATTTCCCGTTCATCGGCGTCACGCACACGGAGCGGGTGTTCATCGCCGCCACCCTGCATGCCCGTTACGGCGGCAAACCGGACGATCCGTGCCTTCAGCCCGCGCTGTCGCTGCTGACGGCGGCCGTGCAGCGTCGCGCCCAGATCCTCGGGCGCGCGATGCAGCTCGGTCACCGTTTCTCCGGCAGCGTGCCGGATATCCTGGATACGGCGCGGCTGAAGATCACCGCCGACGCCGTCCGCCTGGAGGTCGCGGAAGGCAGCGAGGACGTCCCCGACAGCGATGCCGTCCAGATGCGGATGAAGCAGCTGGCGAAGGTCCTGGGCGTGCCCAAGACCGAGTTCGCCGGGGCTTAA
- a CDS encoding GerW family sporulation protein — translation MLTNPFMPDPVQDLMVSTLQEFQKILGKGVAGTPIQVGDTTLVPIYVTTFGVGAGGGSIFGEACGGGGGGGVVPCAVIVVRPDGVEIQHLQSEFVSSATKAHSDVASELSNAYRRDKSSTAATQPTAEPVPVAVPAPASAAPASTVVAVAPLD, via the coding sequence ATGCTGACCAACCCGTTCATGCCCGATCCGGTCCAGGACCTGATGGTTTCGACCCTTCAGGAGTTTCAGAAGATACTGGGTAAGGGGGTCGCGGGTACGCCGATCCAGGTAGGCGACACGACGCTGGTCCCGATCTATGTCACGACTTTCGGGGTCGGCGCCGGCGGGGGATCAATCTTCGGCGAGGCCTGCGGTGGCGGTGGCGGCGGTGGCGTGGTTCCCTGCGCGGTGATCGTCGTTCGTCCGGACGGGGTGGAGATCCAGCATCTGCAGTCCGAATTCGTGTCTTCGGCGACCAAGGCCCATTCCGACGTCGCGAGCGAGTTGAGCAACGCCTATCGCCGGGACAAGTCATCTACCGCCGCGACCCAGCCGACCGCGGAGCCGGTGCCGGTCGCGGTACCGGCTCCCGCTTCGGCGGCGCCGGCGTCCACGGTGGTCGCCGTCGCCCCGCTGGATTGA